From a single Clostridium isatidis genomic region:
- a CDS encoding TatD family hydrolase, which yields MENKYKIFDTHAHYDDEAFDEDREEVFKELKKSGVIGILNCASSYRSIEITDKLTKENDFIFGALGIHPENADEHNREVKDKIIELIKNNDKIIAIGEIGLDYYWDENPEKEVQKKVFREYMKLAEEFNMPVVIHDRDAHQDTLEILKEFPNVKGIVHCFSGSKEFAQECIKLGYYIGIGGVVTFKNAKKLIEVVKNIPLDRIVVETDCPYLSPEPNRGKRNKSDYIQYIIERIAIIKEIEPIEVNLAVNDNFKRLINKFI from the coding sequence ATGGAGAATAAATATAAGATATTTGATACTCATGCTCATTATGATGATGAGGCTTTTGACGAGGATAGAGAGGAAGTATTTAAAGAACTAAAGAAAAGTGGTGTAATAGGTATATTAAATTGTGCTTCAAGTTATAGAAGTATAGAAATAACAGATAAGTTAACTAAGGAAAATGATTTTATTTTTGGAGCTTTAGGAATTCATCCTGAAAATGCAGATGAACACAATCGTGAAGTTAAGGATAAAATTATAGAGTTAATAAAAAATAATGATAAAATCATTGCTATAGGGGAAATAGGTTTAGATTATTATTGGGATGAGAATCCTGAAAAAGAAGTTCAAAAAAAAGTATTCAGAGAATATATGAAGTTAGCAGAGGAATTTAATATGCCAGTAGTTATTCATGATAGAGATGCCCACCAGGATACATTAGAAATACTTAAAGAATTTCCTAATGTTAAAGGAATAGTTCATTGTTTTTCTGGAAGCAAAGAATTTGCACAGGAATGTATAAAATTAGGCTATTATATAGGTATAGGGGGTGTAGTTACCTTTAAAAATGCTAAAAAACTTATAGAGGTTGTGAAAAATATTCCATTAGATAGAATAGTAGTTGAAACAGATTGTCCATACTTATCACCGGAGCCAAACAGAGGAAAAAGAAATAAATCAGACTATATTCAATATATAATAGAAAGAATTGCTATAATAAAGGAAATAGAGCCTATAGAAGTTAATTTGGCTGTAAATGACAATTTTAAAAGGTTGATTAATAAATTTATATAA
- the rsmA gene encoding 16S rRNA (adenine(1518)-N(6)/adenine(1519)-N(6))-dimethyltransferase RsmA, producing the protein MNLQDVKTSELVKKYNFKFTKSLGQNFLVDTSVPRDIVEGAEVSDDDLVIEIGPGVGTLTAQLLNRAKRVVAIELDDKLIPILQNEIGNNPKFELIHEDALKVDFNKIIGDEENVKLVANLPYYVTTPIIIKMLKEGYNFHSLTIMIQKEVAERINAEPGHKDYGALSLLVQYYCNTEIIRKVPPQCFIPRPKVDSIVIRLDRLKEPRVRVQNEKLFFDIIRNSFNMRRKTLWNGIKNIGLSKEKLELAFEKADIDPKRRGETLSIEEFAVLADKINEEM; encoded by the coding sequence ATGAATTTACAAGATGTAAAAACTTCAGAATTAGTAAAAAAGTATAACTTTAAATTTACGAAAAGCTTAGGTCAAAATTTTTTAGTTGATACTTCTGTACCAAGGGATATAGTTGAAGGGGCAGAAGTTTCTGATGATGACTTAGTAATAGAAATAGGACCTGGTGTAGGAACCTTGACAGCTCAACTTTTAAATAGGGCTAAAAGAGTAGTTGCAATAGAACTTGATGATAAGTTAATACCAATATTGCAAAATGAAATTGGAAATAACCCTAAATTTGAATTAATACATGAAGATGCTTTAAAGGTTGACTTTAATAAAATAATTGGTGATGAAGAAAATGTTAAGTTAGTTGCTAATTTGCCTTATTACGTAACAACTCCAATTATTATTAAGATGTTAAAAGAGGGATATAATTTTCACTCTTTAACTATAATGATTCAAAAGGAAGTTGCAGAAAGAATAAATGCAGAACCAGGTCATAAGGATTATGGAGCCTTATCTCTTTTAGTTCAATATTATTGTAATACAGAGATAATAAGAAAAGTTCCACCACAATGTTTTATACCTAGACCAAAGGTAGATTCTATTGTTATAAGATTAGATAGATTAAAAGAACCTAGAGTAAGAGTTCAAAATGAAAAATTATTTTTTGATATAATAAGAAATTCTTTTAACATGAGAAGAAAAACTTTATGGAATGGAATTAAAAATATTGGTTTAAGTAAAGAAAAACTAGAGTTAGCTTTTGAAAAAGCTGATATAGATCCAAAAAGAAGAGGGGAAACTTTAAGCATTGAAGAATTTGCCGTATTAGCAGATAAGATAAATGAAGAAATGTAA
- the metG gene encoding methionine--tRNA ligase, whose product MNIIVGNAWPYANGPLHLGRIAVWLPGDVIARYHRLMGDDVIFLSGTDCHGTPVTMRAKEEGLTPLETINKYHEEFKGCFKGLGFSFDVFDKTHNDYHANKVKEFILELYNKGYIYEKEVEQTFCENCNEFLSDRYIEGECPHCNSVVIDEQCENCLEIIEYEELLNKKCKICGNKAVVKTTKHLFFTLSKFEKDVRRLLIRQRGWRDNAQVIVKRYLKEGLRDKAVTRDFNWGVEVPLEGYEDKRIYVWIEAVMGYLTSSIRVLEERGEDWRNYWEGEDSRVYFVHGKDNIPFHTVIFPAILAGLGIKNPNLHVISSEYIKLEGKNFSAVKNWAIWADYVIENYNIDEFRYYLLLNSPETKDTDFTWRDFVNTVNRDLVNLLNNYVTKTIGIVVEKFNSKIPESVLDKEVRNEILNTYFNIGDKIEEGKFKSALIEIMSLIKKYYKKLNELEGKDQNKYVSGIYEAIQIIVNLSNLFEPFMPKTAEDIRTALNIEENIWSYTEKKKGEISKLENLFKRIDKKIINDETKRLKEEKN is encoded by the coding sequence ATGAATATAATAGTAGGAAATGCATGGCCTTATGCCAATGGGCCTTTACATTTAGGAAGAATAGCTGTTTGGCTGCCAGGAGATGTTATAGCAAGATATCATAGGCTTATGGGGGACGATGTAATATTTTTATCTGGAACTGACTGTCATGGTACTCCTGTAACCATGAGAGCTAAGGAAGAAGGATTAACACCTTTAGAAACTATTAATAAATATCATGAAGAATTTAAAGGATGTTTTAAGGGATTAGGATTTTCTTTTGATGTATTTGATAAGACCCATAATGACTACCATGCTAACAAGGTAAAGGAATTTATATTAGAACTTTATAATAAGGGATACATATATGAAAAAGAAGTTGAACAAACTTTCTGTGAAAATTGTAATGAATTTTTATCAGATAGATATATAGAGGGAGAATGTCCTCATTGTAATTCAGTAGTAATAGATGAACAATGTGAAAATTGCTTAGAAATAATAGAGTATGAGGAACTTTTAAATAAAAAGTGTAAAATTTGTGGAAATAAAGCTGTTGTAAAAACCACAAAGCATCTATTTTTTACTTTATCTAAGTTTGAAAAAGATGTAAGAAGATTATTAATAAGACAAAGAGGCTGGAGAGATAATGCACAGGTAATAGTAAAGAGATATTTAAAGGAAGGATTAAGAGATAAAGCAGTTACAAGAGATTTTAATTGGGGTGTAGAGGTACCCTTAGAAGGATATGAAGATAAAAGGATTTATGTTTGGATAGAGGCAGTTATGGGCTATCTTACATCTAGTATTAGAGTTTTAGAGGAAAGAGGAGAAGATTGGAGAAATTATTGGGAAGGGGAGGATTCAAGGGTTTATTTTGTTCACGGAAAAGATAATATTCCTTTCCATACAGTAATTTTTCCAGCTATTTTAGCAGGTCTTGGTATAAAAAATCCAAACTTACATGTAATTTCAAGTGAATATATAAAGTTAGAAGGAAAGAACTTTTCAGCGGTAAAAAATTGGGCTATTTGGGCTGATTATGTAATAGAGAATTATAATATAGACGAATTTAGATATTATTTACTTTTAAATTCTCCAGAAACAAAGGATACAGATTTTACTTGGAGGGATTTTGTAAATACAGTTAATAGAGATTTAGTTAATCTATTAAATAACTATGTAACTAAAACTATAGGGATTGTTGTAGAGAAGTTTAACTCAAAAATACCTGAAAGTGTTTTAGATAAAGAGGTTAGAAATGAAATTTTAAATACTTATTTTAATATAGGAGACAAAATAGAAGAAGGAAAATTTAAAAGTGCTTTAATTGAAATAATGTCTTTAATAAAAAAATATTATAAAAAATTAAATGAATTAGAAGGAAAAGATCAAAATAAATATGTATCAGGGATATATGAGGCAATTCAAATAATTGTTAATTTATCAAATCTTTTTGAACCTTTTATGCCTAAAACGGCAGAAGATATTAGGACAGCTTTAAATATTGAAGAAAATATATGGAGTTATACTGAAAAGAAAAAAGGTGAAATCTCCAAACTAGAAAATTTATTTAAAAGGATAGACAAGAAAATAATAAATGATGAAACTAAAAGGTTAAAAGAAGAAAAAAATTAA
- a CDS encoding DUF2164 domain-containing protein, translating to MKNKKFNISREKREDLINEIKTFFYEERDEEIGDLAANIVLDFFMDKLAPEFYNEGVNDAYRYMHDRIEDLLEIQI from the coding sequence ATGAAAAATAAGAAATTTAATATTTCCAGGGAAAAAAGAGAAGATTTAATTAATGAAATAAAAACATTTTTTTATGAAGAAAGAGATGAAGAAATCGGAGATTTAGCTGCCAACATAGTTTTAGATTTCTTCATGGATAAGTTAGCACCTGAGTTTTATAATGAAGGGGTTAATGATGCCTATAGATATATGCATGATAGGATAGAAGATCTTTTAGAGATTCAGATTTAG
- a CDS encoding Na/Pi cotransporter family protein, which produces MDKFSIFAGLFGGLGLFLYGMKIMGDGLENAAGDKLKSILEKLTSNKYIGVVVGAIVTAIIQSSSGTTVMIVSFVNAGLMTLSQAAGVIMGANIGTTITAQMVSLDLNKIAPLVIGIGAIILLVGKNKKTRDLASIAIGFGILFMGMDLMGSSMDPVAESEWFKEFILVVSDNKILGLLAGLGLTAIIQSSAATTVILIALASTGAIDMRLAFPVILGCNIGTCVTALLASLGTNRTAKKAALMHLLFNTFGAIIFFPFIDPFINLIQSTSPEVARQVANAHTIFNVLVTLIMLPLSEYLVKVVNLLLPGDGGIEKKGAIYLDKRLFETPVIANGQVIKETLRMANKAKENVVLAMKAFMENDPEAVEKVYDNENTINILEKEITDYLVELSQLELPEDDIKLFSSTYHVINDIERIGDHAENIADLAAEKMKNNVHLGDEAKKELKAIFEKTIEAIELSVDSYGNRNFDSTKKLEEVESEIDNLKNNFRQNNIRRLKERVCSADSSVVFLDLISNLERIGDHANNIGNFGMK; this is translated from the coding sequence ATGGACAAATTTTCTATTTTTGCTGGTTTATTCGGCGGCTTAGGACTATTTCTTTACGGAATGAAAATTATGGGAGATGGACTTGAAAACGCTGCTGGAGACAAATTGAAATCGATTTTGGAAAAATTGACCAGTAATAAATATATAGGAGTTGTAGTAGGGGCAATAGTTACAGCTATTATACAAAGTTCAAGTGGAACTACAGTTATGATTGTTAGTTTCGTAAATGCAGGTTTAATGACATTATCCCAGGCAGCTGGCGTCATAATGGGGGCTAATATTGGTACAACTATTACAGCACAAATGGTATCTCTTGATCTAAATAAGATTGCACCTTTAGTTATAGGAATTGGAGCAATTATACTTTTAGTTGGTAAAAATAAAAAGACTAGAGATTTAGCAAGTATAGCAATTGGATTTGGTATTTTATTTATGGGTATGGATTTAATGGGTAGCTCAATGGATCCAGTTGCAGAATCAGAATGGTTTAAGGAATTTATACTTGTAGTATCTGATAATAAAATACTTGGATTACTTGCAGGTCTTGGATTAACAGCAATTATTCAAAGCTCAGCTGCAACAACTGTTATATTAATTGCCTTAGCCTCAACAGGTGCTATTGATATGAGACTAGCATTCCCAGTTATACTTGGCTGTAATATCGGAACATGTGTAACAGCTTTATTAGCTTCATTAGGAACTAATAGAACAGCTAAAAAGGCAGCTTTAATGCATTTATTATTTAATACTTTTGGCGCTATCATTTTCTTCCCATTTATTGATCCATTTATTAATTTGATACAATCAACATCACCAGAAGTTGCAAGACAAGTAGCAAATGCACATACAATATTTAATGTTTTAGTTACTCTTATAATGCTGCCATTAAGTGAATACTTAGTTAAAGTAGTAAACTTACTTTTACCTGGAGATGGTGGAATTGAAAAGAAAGGTGCTATATATTTAGATAAAAGGTTATTTGAAACACCTGTAATCGCAAATGGACAGGTTATTAAAGAAACATTAAGAATGGCTAATAAGGCAAAAGAAAATGTAGTATTAGCAATGAAAGCTTTTATGGAAAATGATCCAGAAGCAGTTGAGAAAGTATATGATAATGAAAATACTATAAATATATTAGAAAAGGAAATAACTGATTATTTAGTAGAACTTTCACAACTTGAATTGCCAGAAGATGATATAAAATTATTTAGTTCAACATATCATGTTATAAACGATATTGAAAGAATTGGAGACCATGCAGAAAATATTGCAGATTTAGCTGCAGAGAAAATGAAGAATAATGTTCATCTTGGTGATGAAGCTAAAAAAGAGTTAAAAGCAATCTTTGAAAAAACAATAGAAGCCATAGAACTATCTGTAGACAGTTATGGAAATCGTAATTTTGATAGTACTAAAAAGCTTGAAGAAGTTGAAAGTGAAATAGATAATTTAAAGAATAATTTTAGACAAAATAATATAAGAAGACTAAAAGAAAGAGTTTGTTCAGCAGATTCCAGCGTGGTATTTTTAGATCTTATAAGTAATTTAGAAAGAATAGGCGATCATGCTAATAATATAGGAAACTTTGGTATGAAGTAA
- the metG gene encoding methionine--tRNA ligase has translation MCKKTYYITTPIYYPSTKLHIGNTYTTVAADALARYKRLTGYDVMFLTGTDEHGQKIQRIAEEKGITPKEHVDEVVAGIKELWKLMNIGYDKFIRTTDDYHIKAVQDIFKKLYDQGDIYKSSYEGMYCTPCESFWTETQLVNGNCPDCGRPIEKSKEEAYFFKMSKYADRLIEYIETHPEFIQPESRKNEMLNNFLRPGLQDLCVSRTSFNWGIPVTFDEGHVVYVWIDALSNYITALGYGSENKELYEKYWPADVHLIGKDILRFHTIYWPIMLMALGLPLPKQVFGHGWLLVDGGKMSKSKGNVVDPVTLVEHFGVDAVRYYLLKEIPFGSDGLFNNEIFIKKINSDLCNDLGNLLSRTVAMIEKYFGGEVPANSEKEAIDDELINLALATPGKVTEAIDELRIPEALETIFNLIRRANKYIDETTPWILAKDDAKKERLGTVLYNLAESLRFSSVLLAAFLPETSEKINAQLNTNNVSFESLKEFNGTVVGTKVKKGEALFPRIDVDKKLAELEALKEAQLAKDKPAKREIAPIKEEITIEDFEKIDLRVVKVLACEPIKKAKKLLKLTVDLNGEERQVVSGISQYYKPEELVGKNVVLVANLKPVTLRGELSQGMILAAATDDGSILKLVDPGDLPTGSIVR, from the coding sequence ATGTGTAAGAAAACATATTACATAACTACGCCAATTTATTATCCGTCAACAAAACTTCATATTGGTAATACTTATACAACAGTTGCAGCAGATGCCTTAGCCAGATATAAAAGATTAACAGGATATGATGTAATGTTCTTAACAGGAACAGATGAACATGGACAAAAAATTCAAAGAATAGCAGAAGAAAAGGGTATAACACCAAAGGAACATGTAGATGAAGTTGTAGCGGGAATAAAAGAATTATGGAAGCTAATGAATATAGGCTATGATAAGTTTATTAGAACAACTGATGATTATCATATTAAGGCTGTTCAAGATATATTTAAAAAATTATATGATCAAGGAGATATATATAAATCCTCTTATGAAGGAATGTATTGTACTCCGTGTGAATCTTTCTGGACAGAAACTCAATTAGTAAATGGAAATTGCCCAGACTGTGGAAGACCAATAGAAAAATCAAAGGAAGAAGCATATTTCTTTAAAATGAGCAAATATGCTGATAGATTAATTGAATATATAGAAACTCATCCAGAATTTATACAACCAGAATCAAGAAAAAATGAAATGCTTAATAACTTCTTAAGACCAGGTCTTCAAGATCTTTGTGTTTCAAGAACTAGCTTTAACTGGGGAATTCCTGTAACTTTTGATGAAGGTCATGTTGTATATGTATGGATAGATGCTTTATCAAATTATATTACTGCTCTTGGTTACGGAAGTGAAAATAAAGAATTATATGAAAAATATTGGCCAGCAGATGTTCATTTAATAGGTAAGGATATTTTAAGATTTCATACTATATACTGGCCAATTATGCTAATGGCTTTAGGATTACCACTTCCAAAGCAAGTATTTGGTCATGGATGGCTGCTTGTAGATGGAGGTAAAATGTCAAAATCTAAGGGAAATGTTGTAGACCCTGTTACTTTAGTTGAACATTTTGGAGTAGATGCAGTTAGATATTATTTATTAAAAGAAATCCCATTTGGATCAGATGGATTATTTAATAATGAAATATTTATAAAGAAAATCAACTCAGATTTATGTAATGATTTAGGAAACTTGCTTTCAAGAACAGTGGCAATGATTGAGAAGTATTTTGGAGGAGAAGTACCTGCAAATTCTGAAAAAGAAGCAATTGATGATGAACTAATAAATTTAGCTTTAGCAACTCCAGGAAAAGTTACAGAAGCAATTGATGAATTGAGAATACCAGAAGCTCTAGAAACTATATTTAATTTAATAAGAAGAGCAAATAAATATATAGATGAAACAACTCCTTGGATATTAGCCAAGGATGATGCTAAGAAGGAAAGATTAGGAACAGTTTTATATAATTTAGCTGAAAGCTTAAGATTTTCATCTGTATTATTAGCAGCCTTTTTACCTGAAACAAGTGAAAAAATTAATGCTCAATTAAATACTAATAATGTATCCTTTGAATCATTAAAGGAATTTAATGGAACAGTAGTTGGAACCAAGGTTAAAAAGGGAGAGGCTTTATTCCCAAGAATAGATGTAGATAAGAAATTAGCTGAATTAGAAGCATTAAAGGAAGCTCAATTAGCTAAAGACAAACCAGCCAAAAGAGAAATAGCTCCAATAAAAGAAGAAATAACTATAGAAGACTTTGAAAAGATAGATTTAAGAGTAGTAAAAGTCTTAGCTTGTGAACCTATAAAGAAGGCAAAGAAACTATTAAAGCTAACAGTAGATTTAAATGGAGAAGAAAGACAAGTGGTGTCTGGAATTTCTCAATACTATAAACCTGAAGAGTTAGTGGGTAAAAATGTAGTTCTAGTTGCTAACTTAAAGCCAGTAACTTTAAGGGGAGAATTATCACAAGGAATGATTCTTGCAGCTGCAACAGATGATGGCAGCATTTTAAAGCTTGTAGACCCAGGTGATCTACCAACAGGAAGTATAGTGAGATAA
- the rnmV gene encoding ribonuclease M5 gives MIKEVIVVEGRDDVAAVKKAVDAEVIAVGGFGINAKVIDRIKDAQKRKGVIVLTDPDFAGEKIRNIIAKRVKGIKHAYIAQEDGIKGDDIGVENANPEVIIEALNRARVSEEEYNEIYKAEDMFHFKLTGYKDSKKRRIMLGKELGIGYGNANQILNRLNKYSIDKEEFILAINKIEKSLGEKN, from the coding sequence TTGATTAAGGAAGTTATAGTAGTTGAAGGAAGAGATGATGTTGCAGCTGTTAAGAAGGCAGTAGATGCTGAAGTTATAGCAGTTGGTGGTTTTGGAATAAATGCAAAGGTTATAGACAGAATAAAAGATGCTCAAAAGAGAAAAGGAGTTATTGTACTAACTGATCCTGATTTTGCTGGTGAAAAAATAAGAAATATTATAGCTAAAAGAGTAAAAGGAATAAAGCATGCATATATAGCTCAAGAAGATGGAATAAAGGGTGATGATATAGGAGTTGAAAATGCAAACCCTGAAGTAATAATTGAAGCTTTAAATAGAGCTAGGGTTTCAGAGGAAGAATATAATGAAATATATAAGGCGGAAGATATGTTTCATTTTAAATTGACAGGATATAAAGATTCAAAAAAGAGAAGAATAATGCTAGGGAAAGAATTAGGCATAGGATATGGAAATGCAAATCAAATTCTCAATAGATTAAATAAATATTCCATAGATAAAGAGGAGTTTATTCTAGCAATAAATAAAATAGAAAAAAGCTTAGGAGAGAAGAATTAA
- a CDS encoding G5 domain-containing protein → MVNFKKYQIASFAKSPKGKILMSIIILAIIASVTFTNMRKTITIKIDDKEETLVTYKGKVKDVLETMGIEVDPKDKVEPSLEGKVSEGDTISIKRAVSVKLTVGDKQIEINTAEDTIKEMLVAEKEQLKSQGIEYNEGVDEIAPALDTKITKDLKIDLVKVEVKKELAKEAIDFDVVVEEDSSLDSGVEEVKQEGVSGEKEVTYEVIYKNGKEVSRTLKSSKVISEPVNKIVVQGTRKTIASRNGQLLDYKSVIYVEATAYSGGGITATGTVPVRDPNGISTISVDPRVIPLGSLVYVEGYGKAIAADTGGAIVGNIIDVYVNSNEEALNNWGRRYDVPVYILAYPGEW, encoded by the coding sequence ATGGTAAATTTTAAAAAATACCAAATCGCTAGTTTTGCTAAGAGTCCAAAGGGTAAGATATTGATGTCAATTATTATATTAGCTATAATTGCATCAGTGACGTTCACAAACATGAGAAAGACAATAACAATAAAGATAGACGATAAAGAAGAAACACTTGTAACATACAAGGGAAAAGTTAAAGATGTGTTAGAAACGATGGGCATAGAAGTTGACCCAAAAGATAAAGTTGAACCATCTTTAGAGGGTAAAGTATCGGAAGGCGATACGATATCTATTAAAAGAGCTGTTTCAGTAAAGCTTACTGTAGGAGATAAACAAATAGAAATAAATACAGCAGAAGATACAATAAAAGAAATGCTAGTAGCAGAAAAAGAACAGCTTAAATCACAGGGCATCGAATATAATGAAGGAGTAGATGAAATTGCTCCAGCATTAGATACAAAAATCACAAAAGATTTGAAGATTGACCTTGTAAAAGTTGAAGTGAAAAAAGAACTAGCAAAAGAAGCAATAGACTTTGATGTTGTTGTAGAAGAAGACTCAAGTCTAGATAGCGGTGTAGAAGAAGTTAAGCAAGAAGGTGTTTCTGGAGAAAAAGAAGTAACTTATGAAGTCATTTATAAAAATGGCAAGGAAGTTTCAAGAACTTTAAAAAGTTCAAAAGTCATATCTGAACCAGTTAATAAGATAGTTGTTCAAGGCACAAGAAAAACTATTGCAAGTAGAAATGGGCAGTTATTAGATTATAAGAGCGTAATATATGTTGAAGCAACTGCTTATAGTGGTGGAGGTATTACTGCAACAGGAACTGTACCTGTAAGAGACCCAAATGGAATAAGTACTATATCAGTAGATCCAAGGGTTATACCATTAGGTAGTTTGGTTTATGTTGAAGGATATGGCAAAGCTATAGCTGCCGATACTGGTGGTGCCATAGTTGGAAACATTATAGATGTATATGTAAATTCTAATGAAGAAGCCTTAAATAATTGGGGAAGAAGATATGACGTTCCAGTTTACATCTTAGCTTATCCGGGTGAATGGTAG